Proteins from a single region of Callithrix jacchus isolate 240 chromosome 12, calJac240_pri, whole genome shotgun sequence:
- the DDIT4 gene encoding DNA damage-inducible transcript 4 protein, with protein sequence MPSLWDRFSSSSTSSSPSSLSRTPTPDRPPRSAWGSAAREEGLDRCTSLESSDCESLDSSNSGFGPEEDSAYLDGVSLPDFELLSDPEDEHLCANLMQLLQESLAQARLGSRRPARLLMPGQLVSQVGKELLRLAYSEPCGLRGALLDVCVEQGKSCHSVGQLALDPSLVPTFQLTLVLRLDSRLWPKIQGLFSSANSPFLPGFSQSLTLSTGFRVIKKKLYSSEQLLIEEC encoded by the exons atgcctagcctttgGGACCGCTTCTCGTCGTCGTCCACCTCATCTTCGCCCTCGTCCTTGTCCCGCACTCCCACCCCAGACCGGCCGCCGCGCTCAGCCTGGGGGTCGGCGGCCCGAGAGGAAGGGCTTGACCGCTGCACGAGCCTGGAAAGCTCGGACTGCGAGTCTCTGGACAGCAGCAACAGTGGCTTCGGGCCGGAGGAAG ACTCGGCTTACCTGGATGGGGTGTCGTTGCCTGACTTCGAGCTGCTCAGTGATCCTGAGGATGAACACCTGTGTGCCAACCTGATGCAGCTGCTGCAGGAGAGTCTGGCCCAGGCGCGGCTGGGCTCGCGGCGCCCTGCGCGCCTGCTGATGCCTGGCCAGCTGGTGAGCCAGGTGGGCAAAGAACTACTTCGCCTGGCCTACAGCGAGCCGTGTGGCCTGCGGGGGGCGCTGCTGGACGTCTGCGTGGAGCAGGGCAAGAGCTGCCATAGCGTGGGCCAGCTGGCACTCGACCCCAGCCTGGTGCCCACCTTCCAGCTGACCCTCGTGCTGCGCCTGGACTCACGCCTCTGGCCCAAGATCCAGGGGCTGTTTAGCTCCGCcaactctcccttcctccctggcttcagccagTCCCTGACGCTGAGCACTGGCTTCCGGGTCATCAAGAAGAAGCTGTACAGCTCAGAACAGCTGCTCATTGAGGAGTGTTGA